A stretch of the Pseudomonadota bacterium genome encodes the following:
- a CDS encoding PAS domain S-box protein, whose translation MSGILTGIAVTQSGTELLINASTSRLAQESRVASIRLRDILDDVQRDVGFLAQSPAVRAVVNAMQADVPDPEAVRLARARLQDVFAALLNNHPWYVQMRLIGVADEGREVVRVNQAGGQVLRVPDEALQQKQNREYFWQALHTPPGQVYWSPIDLNQEHGQIVEPIQPMLRAALPVTGKDGQPFGIMIVNLDVHQVFAAAREVVTPDINLYIANQAGDYLYHPEPEKTFGFERGQRFLMQDDFTDAVFQPSAAAGVMLEEVQPADAPHPVVAYLSRLPLEPETGNDLLIGLTRPRAEILAEVNQARRRNATLIIPLVLAGAFVVIWLVRVLIAPLERVTREVSRYAPGHQPELPEQNRQDEVGQLAQAFARMSGRIDQQVTELDMQRKRFQSLFEAVPDAVLIIDQDGSVEYSNPATERLFGYAPSELRGVNIKLLMPEPYRSHHDEYIQRYLDGGEAHVIGIGRKVVGRHKNGRTVPLYLSIGEFSLQGRRKFTGILHDISAQSMDRQRTEHVPQ comes from the coding sequence GTGAGCGGCATACTGACGGGGATAGCCGTCACCCAGTCCGGCACCGAACTGCTGATCAACGCCTCCACCTCGCGGTTGGCGCAGGAGAGCAGGGTGGCATCCATCCGGCTGCGCGATATCCTGGATGACGTGCAGCGTGATGTGGGTTTCCTGGCCCAGAGTCCCGCCGTACGTGCCGTGGTCAATGCCATGCAGGCCGACGTCCCCGACCCTGAGGCAGTGCGGTTGGCCCGCGCGCGGCTGCAGGATGTCTTTGCGGCCCTGCTGAACAACCACCCCTGGTATGTGCAGATGCGGCTCATCGGCGTCGCCGACGAAGGCCGGGAAGTGGTGCGTGTCAACCAGGCGGGCGGCCAGGTCCTGCGCGTCCCCGACGAGGCCCTGCAGCAGAAGCAGAACCGCGAGTATTTCTGGCAGGCGCTGCACACCCCGCCCGGCCAGGTTTACTGGTCGCCGATCGATCTCAACCAGGAGCATGGGCAGATCGTCGAGCCGATCCAGCCCATGCTGCGCGCCGCGCTGCCGGTCACGGGCAAGGACGGGCAGCCCTTCGGCATCATGATCGTCAATCTCGATGTGCACCAGGTATTCGCTGCGGCACGGGAGGTGGTCACGCCCGACATCAACCTCTACATCGCGAACCAGGCCGGCGATTACCTCTACCATCCGGAACCGGAGAAGACCTTCGGCTTCGAGCGCGGGCAGCGTTTCCTGATGCAGGACGATTTCACCGACGCCGTGTTCCAGCCCAGCGCCGCTGCCGGCGTGATGCTCGAGGAAGTCCAGCCCGCCGATGCCCCGCATCCGGTGGTCGCCTACCTCAGCCGGCTGCCGCTGGAGCCGGAAACGGGCAACGATCTGCTCATCGGACTGACCCGTCCGCGTGCGGAAATCCTGGCGGAAGTGAACCAGGCCCGGCGTCGCAACGCGACGCTGATCATCCCCCTGGTGCTGGCCGGCGCCTTCGTGGTGATCTGGCTGGTGCGGGTCCTCATCGCACCGCTCGAGCGTGTTACCCGCGAGGTCAGTCGCTACGCGCCGGGCCACCAGCCCGAGTTGCCGGAACAGAACCGGCAGGACGAGGTGGGTCAGCTGGCCCAGGCCTTCGCGCGCATGTCCGGCCGCATCGATCAGCAGGTGACGGAACTGGACATGCAGCGCAAGCGCTTTCAGAGCCTGTTCGAGGCGGTGCCGGATGCGGTCCTCATCATCGACCAGGATGGCAGCGTGGAATATTCCAACCCGGCAACAGAGCGGCTGTTCGGCTATGCCCCCAGCGAACTGCGCGGTGTGAACATCAAGCTGCTGATGCCCGAACCGTATCGTAGCCATCATGACGAGTACATACAGCGTTACCTGGACGGCGGCGAAGCGCATGTGATCGGTATCGGGCGCAAGGTGGTCGGCCGCCACAAGAACGGCCGTACCGTGCCGCTGTACCTGTCGATCGGGGAATTCAGCCTGCAGGGCCGGCGTAAGTTCACCGGCATACTGCACGATATCTCGGCGCAGTCCATGGACCGGCAGCGTACCGAGCACGTACCGCAATGA
- a CDS encoding DUF6502 family protein, whose product MTNPEQALTSALIRLLRPVVRILMRYGMPYEGFAELAKRTFVDVAQHDYAIAGRKQSISRISTLTGIYRREVSRLLELPPLDDAALAQRHNRAARVIGGWLQDRHYLDAGRKPLALPLEGGEPSFTHLVRKYSGDIPVRAILDELIRVGSVEQHADGMIHLLHRAYVPKRGEADMLSIFGTDVADLVSTIDHNLVSDHDTSRLQLKVQYDNLSREAVDEFRQLAGERGRTLLEEFNAWLAQRDRDANPQAGGSGRIRAGLAMYYFEENLDEDSSP is encoded by the coding sequence ATGACGAATCCCGAACAGGCATTGACTAGCGCGCTGATCAGGCTGCTGCGCCCCGTGGTGCGCATCCTGATGCGTTACGGCATGCCCTACGAGGGATTCGCCGAGCTGGCCAAGCGCACCTTCGTCGATGTCGCCCAGCATGACTATGCCATCGCGGGGCGCAAGCAGTCGATCTCGCGCATCTCGACGCTGACCGGCATTTACCGCCGCGAGGTCTCGCGCCTGCTGGAACTCCCGCCACTCGACGATGCCGCGCTCGCCCAGCGCCACAACCGGGCCGCGCGGGTGATCGGCGGCTGGCTGCAGGACCGGCATTACCTGGATGCCGGGCGCAAGCCGCTGGCGTTGCCGCTGGAAGGCGGCGAGCCCAGCTTCACCCATCTGGTGCGCAAATACAGCGGCGACATCCCGGTGCGCGCCATCCTGGACGAACTCATCCGGGTTGGCTCCGTGGAACAGCACGCCGACGGGATGATACACCTGTTGCACCGTGCCTACGTGCCCAAGCGCGGCGAGGCCGACATGCTGTCGATATTCGGGACCGACGTCGCCGACCTGGTCAGCACCATCGATCACAACCTGGTGTCGGATCACGACACTTCCCGATTGCAACTCAAGGTGCAGTACGACAATCTGTCGCGGGAGGCCGTGGACGAGTTCAGGCAGCTGGCTGGCGAGCGGGGCCGCACCCTGCTCGAGGAATTCAATGCCTGGCTGGCGCAGCGCGATCGCGACGCCAACCCGCAGGCGGGCGGCAGCGGCCGGATCCGCGCCGGGCTGGCCATGTACTATTTCGAAGAAAACCTCGACGAGGATTCATCACCATGA
- a CDS encoding protein-L-isoaspartate(D-aspartate) O-methyltransferase: MSASQQDMIGDIEAEVRFTQHLIGRAALDPRVMQAMATVPRERFVPDNLRMLAFENGPLPIGHGQTISQPYIVALMTDLLQPAADHTILEIGTGSGYQAAILSRLCARVHSVERVPELGAAAGKRLHAMGYDNVEVHIGDGYAGWPAHAPYDGIIVTAAAPFIPPALAEQLRPGGRLVIPVGERYGHQALKLAEKQADGTLQERTILGVAFVPLVGGEETHAS; encoded by the coding sequence ATGAGCGCGAGTCAGCAGGACATGATCGGCGATATCGAGGCCGAGGTGCGTTTCACGCAACATCTCATCGGCCGCGCGGCCCTTGACCCGCGGGTGATGCAGGCCATGGCAACGGTGCCGCGCGAGCGGTTCGTGCCGGATAACCTGCGCATGCTCGCCTTCGAGAACGGTCCGCTGCCGATCGGCCACGGCCAGACGATTTCCCAGCCCTACATCGTGGCGCTCATGACCGACCTGCTGCAACCCGCGGCCGATCACACGATACTCGAGATCGGCACCGGGTCCGGCTACCAGGCCGCGATCCTGTCACGCCTGTGCGCCCGGGTCCATAGCGTGGAGCGCGTGCCCGAACTTGGTGCGGCGGCGGGTAAACGCCTGCACGCCATGGGCTACGACAATGTCGAGGTGCATATCGGCGACGGCTATGCAGGCTGGCCCGCGCATGCCCCCTATGACGGTATCATCGTGACTGCAGCGGCGCCGTTCATCCCACCGGCGCTGGCCGAGCAGCTCCGGCCGGGCGGGCGGCTTGTCATCCCGGTCGGGGAGCGCTATGGCCACCAGGCGCTCAAGCTGGCGGAAAAACAGGCGGACGGTACGCTGCAGGAGCGTACCATCCTCGGTGTCGCCTTCGTGCCGCTGGTGGGCGGGGAGGAGACGCATGCTTCCTGA
- a CDS encoding DUF5666 domain-containing protein translates to MKSPCTRGLLTGLALAGLAGCGGAGSSLFASGGISGTGLGSVTAFGSIIINDTREFTIDASTQIFWDGTPITEAQLMQRGIGAVARIDIGDDVSADFSSGTAVTIDIGNQVKGPVTALAPLQVLGQNVLTTADSAQYQDDNPVAGLTLTAGDEVEVSGFADNAGIVLAARIERVTTGLAEWKLVGSAAAPASSGSFNIGIQEIAVPGTVTARNCSGGVVSPGDLVEVKATPDPLYSAPPDIIATVTDVECLAPGLAIPGNASSTSLRAEIEGLVNSVSPLVIAGQPVTLGAGTVFEGGTQADIGIGAKLEAEGTLDTASGVLSADRIRFRDRRVRIEAPASLPLGGSFNMLSVITVNTSALTADSDGLIAGGSGNRQVEVRGYLDANDAVIATEVRDRGAADPGQVRLRGPVGSNTCNPAIVDQDFDILAVLVDTATAAAFADVDGAALQEQAFCDLAQSGTFVQAQDATFNSGPVRIENAGLIEIED, encoded by the coding sequence ATGAAGTCACCGTGCACACGTGGATTGCTGACGGGCCTGGCCCTGGCTGGACTGGCCGGTTGCGGCGGTGCAGGTTCCTCCCTGTTTGCGAGCGGAGGCATCAGCGGCACCGGACTCGGCTCCGTTACCGCCTTCGGCAGCATCATCATCAACGACACGCGCGAGTTCACCATCGATGCCAGCACACAGATCTTCTGGGATGGCACGCCGATCACGGAGGCGCAGCTGATGCAGCGCGGCATCGGCGCGGTCGCGCGCATCGACATCGGCGACGATGTCAGCGCCGATTTCAGCAGCGGCACCGCCGTCACCATCGACATCGGCAACCAGGTCAAGGGTCCGGTCACGGCACTGGCCCCGCTGCAGGTCCTGGGCCAGAACGTGCTCACGACCGCGGACAGCGCACAATATCAGGACGACAACCCGGTCGCCGGACTCACCCTGACCGCGGGCGACGAGGTCGAGGTCAGCGGCTTTGCCGACAACGCCGGCATAGTCCTGGCCGCGCGCATCGAACGGGTCACCACCGGCCTGGCGGAATGGAAGCTGGTGGGCAGCGCGGCAGCACCAGCCAGCAGCGGGAGCTTCAATATCGGCATCCAGGAGATTGCGGTTCCGGGTACCGTGACGGCGCGTAACTGCAGTGGCGGCGTGGTGAGTCCCGGCGATCTCGTGGAGGTCAAGGCAACCCCCGATCCGCTGTACAGCGCGCCACCCGATATCATCGCGACGGTGACGGATGTCGAATGCCTCGCACCGGGCCTGGCGATACCCGGCAATGCCAGCAGCACGTCGCTCCGGGCGGAGATCGAGGGACTGGTAAACAGCGTGAGCCCGCTCGTGATCGCCGGCCAGCCGGTCACCCTCGGTGCCGGCACCGTGTTCGAGGGCGGCACCCAGGCCGACATTGGCATCGGCGCGAAACTCGAGGCCGAGGGCACGCTCGACACTGCCAGCGGCGTCCTGAGCGCCGACAGGATCCGCTTCCGCGACCGCCGCGTGCGCATCGAGGCACCGGCGAGCCTGCCCCTCGGCGGCAGTTTCAACATGCTCTCGGTGATCACGGTCAACACCTCGGCGCTGACCGCCGACAGCGACGGCCTCATCGCCGGCGGCAGCGGCAACCGCCAGGTGGAGGTGCGCGGCTACCTCGATGCGAACGACGCGGTGATTGCCACGGAAGTGCGCGACCGTGGCGCCGCCGATCCTGGCCAGGTGCGTCTGCGCGGCCCGGTCGGCAGCAACACCTGCAACCCGGCCATCGTAGACCAGGATTTCGACATTCTCGCGGTCCTCGTCGATACCGCCACGGCGGCTGCGTTCGCAGATGTCGACGGCGCGGCGCTGCAGGAGCAGGCCTTCTGCGATCTCGCCCAGAGCGGCACGTTCGTGCAGGCGCAGGACGCCACGTTCAACAGCGGTCCGGTGCGCATCGAGAACGCCGGACTAATCGAGATCGAGGACTGA
- the hemN gene encoding oxygen-independent coproporphyrinogen III oxidase: MEQNVSFDADLIRRYDQAGPRYTSYPTAVQFHEGFNAESYRTHALGTNASGRPLSLYFHIPFCARLCFYCACNKVVTKNRAHALPYLHDLYREIALQGALFDGARPVDQLHWGGGTPTFLSHEQMAGLMQETARHFRLRDDDTGEYSIEVDPREADAQTIALLREIGFNRISLGVQDLEERVQRAVNRIQPEEQTLAIMDAARAQGFKSINTDLIYGLPFQTVDSFARTLDRVIEFGPDRLSVFNYAHLPHLFMPQKRINEADLPPPAAKLEILQLTIERLTGAGYVYIGMDHFARPDDELARAQQAGRLYRNFQGYSTHAGCDLVALGITSISSVGATYAQNVKTLDAYHACIERGELPVYRGVVLDTDDVLRREIITDLICHFFLDIPAVESKYRINFAEYFHDALTRLDAMAADGLLTRDARALEVLPAGRLLIRNICMVFDRYLQERAAQQSFSRVI, encoded by the coding sequence ATGGAACAGAACGTCTCATTTGATGCCGACCTGATCCGCCGTTACGACCAGGCCGGGCCGCGCTATACCTCCTATCCGACGGCGGTGCAGTTCCACGAAGGCTTCAACGCGGAGTCCTATCGCACCCATGCGCTGGGCACCAATGCCAGCGGCCGGCCGCTGTCGTTGTACTTCCATATCCCGTTCTGCGCACGCCTGTGCTTCTACTGTGCCTGCAACAAGGTGGTGACCAAGAACCGTGCCCACGCGCTGCCCTACCTGCATGACCTGTATCGGGAGATCGCCCTGCAGGGCGCGCTGTTCGACGGCGCCCGGCCGGTCGACCAGTTGCACTGGGGCGGCGGCACGCCGACCTTCCTGAGTCATGAACAGATGGCCGGGCTCATGCAGGAGACGGCCCGGCATTTCCGCCTGCGCGACGACGATACCGGGGAGTATTCGATCGAGGTGGATCCGCGCGAGGCCGATGCGCAGACCATCGCGCTGCTGCGCGAAATCGGCTTCAACCGTATCAGCCTGGGCGTACAGGATCTCGAGGAACGCGTGCAGCGGGCGGTCAACCGCATCCAGCCCGAGGAACAGACGCTCGCGATCATGGATGCGGCGCGAGCACAGGGCTTCAAGTCCATCAACACGGATCTGATCTACGGCCTGCCGTTCCAGACGGTCGATTCCTTCGCCCGCACCCTGGACCGCGTGATCGAGTTCGGACCGGACCGGCTGTCCGTGTTCAACTACGCCCACCTGCCGCATCTGTTCATGCCGCAGAAGCGCATCAACGAGGCAGACCTGCCGCCACCCGCGGCGAAGCTGGAGATCCTGCAGCTCACTATCGAGCGCCTGACCGGGGCAGGCTACGTCTACATCGGCATGGATCATTTCGCCCGGCCGGACGACGAACTGGCCAGGGCCCAGCAGGCGGGCAGGCTGTACCGGAACTTCCAGGGTTACTCGACCCATGCCGGCTGCGACCTGGTCGCGCTGGGGATCACGTCCATCAGCAGTGTCGGTGCGACCTATGCCCAGAATGTGAAGACCCTGGACGCGTATCACGCGTGCATCGAGCGGGGAGAGTTGCCGGTATACCGGGGTGTCGTGCTCGATACGGACGATGTGCTGCGACGCGAGATCATCACCGACCTCATCTGCCACTTTTTCCTGGATATCCCTGCCGTCGAAAGCAAGTACCGGATCAACTTCGCCGAGTACTTCCACGATGCCCTCACCCGGCTCGACGCCATGGCCGCGGATGGGCTGCTGACCCGCGATGCGCGGGCGCTGGAGGTGCTGCCGGCCGGACGCCTGCTGATCAGGAATATCTGCATGGTCTTCGACCGCTACCTGCAGGAACGCGCGGCGCAGCAGTCATTCTCCCGGGTGATCTGA